In the genome of Deltaproteobacteria bacterium, one region contains:
- a CDS encoding TldD/PmbA family protein, producing MKDLLQQLVKGQSGFVELRYHKRISNSFMAQKGRVDVANHSITEGVGVRALVGNAWGFAATADISEAAIKRAMKQAQENAMALAKARAKGELHLARGRLSTAAFTGPGYDELIAMPLADKLGQIVGLERKLAQASHKMHTARCRYNEIIEEKAIVTSDGAACSLRLAQPELSLTAIAEKDGERATGQRGAGVSGGWNCLLAHPSLMDAVDATAKTAVDLLSAKYPEGGQKTVILSPAVVGLLCHEAIGHTVEADFVKAGSVAQGKIGQRVASDLVTMADSGRETIAGYAVGNLPFDDEGVETENTVIIEKGMLKSYLHNRETAAEFGVAPTGNARAWLFNDEPLIRMRNTYLMPGTSRLADMIAGIDDGYLVEGAGSGQADANGEFMFGTGYVYRIKGGKKTELLREATLSGIAFDVLKTVDAVSEEFLWDLGTGYCGKGQAAKVDAGGPYVRCKITVGGEQK from the coding sequence ATGAAGGACTTGCTGCAGCAACTAGTTAAAGGCCAAAGTGGCTTTGTTGAGTTGCGCTATCATAAACGAATCTCGAACTCTTTTATGGCGCAAAAAGGCCGGGTCGACGTCGCTAATCACTCCATTACTGAGGGTGTAGGTGTGCGCGCTCTGGTTGGCAATGCCTGGGGTTTTGCTGCTACCGCTGACATTAGCGAAGCGGCGATTAAGCGCGCCATGAAGCAGGCTCAGGAAAACGCCATGGCCCTTGCTAAGGCTAGAGCTAAGGGTGAGCTGCACCTGGCGCGTGGACGCCTGAGCACGGCCGCGTTCACTGGACCTGGATATGATGAGCTGATAGCGATGCCGCTTGCTGACAAGTTGGGGCAGATAGTTGGTCTGGAGCGCAAATTGGCGCAAGCCTCGCACAAGATGCATACGGCACGTTGTCGCTACAATGAGATTATTGAAGAGAAGGCTATTGTAACTTCCGACGGTGCGGCTTGCTCCCTCAGGCTGGCGCAGCCAGAACTGTCGCTCACGGCGATCGCCGAAAAAGATGGGGAGCGGGCCACCGGACAACGTGGCGCAGGTGTTAGTGGCGGCTGGAATTGCCTTTTAGCGCACCCATCCCTTATGGATGCAGTCGATGCGACGGCTAAAACCGCGGTCGATCTCCTCAGTGCCAAGTACCCTGAGGGTGGCCAGAAGACGGTGATCCTGTCCCCTGCGGTGGTAGGTCTCCTCTGTCACGAGGCGATCGGGCACACGGTTGAGGCAGACTTTGTGAAGGCCGGATCTGTTGCCCAAGGTAAGATCGGTCAGCGCGTCGCTTCGGATCTGGTCACCATGGCTGATAGCGGCCGCGAAACCATAGCCGGATATGCGGTAGGCAACCTGCCATTTGATGACGAGGGCGTGGAGACGGAAAACACCGTCATCATCGAAAAGGGCATGCTTAAGTCATACCTGCATAATCGTGAGACAGCAGCTGAATTTGGTGTGGCGCCGACCGGCAATGCGCGGGCCTGGTTATTTAACGATGAGCCACTAATCCGCATGCGCAATACGTACCTCATGCCCGGCACTAGCCGCCTAGCGGATATGATCGCTGGCATTGACGATGGCTACTTGGTTGAAGGTGCGGGTTCAGGGCAGGCCGATGCCAACGGCGAATTTATGTTTGGCACAGGTTATGTTTACCGCATCAAAGGCGGCAAAAAGACCGAGCTGCTTCGCGAGGCAACCCTTTCGGGTATCGCCTTTGATGTGCTGAAAACGGTCGATGCGGTGAGTGAGGAGTTCCTCTGGGATTTGGGTACCGGTTACTGCGGCAAGGGTCAAGCTGCCAAAGTTGATGCCGGCGGTCCTTACGTACGCTGCAAGATTACGGTCGGAGGGGAGCAGAAATGA
- a CDS encoding TldD/PmbA family protein, with translation MSAKHEVNDLDLTQVASSLERLAEFGLSTAKKLGADAAKISTGASFEKRLVVDNKEFTLANSLASRSIGIVVHKDQKKGSASVNITNEESIKHAVESALALAKYSVPDPDLVFASKAEAPKAKALDFLFEDKLAHLDLAAMTADMQETLGRLGADPRLALERYEMAVNVSFHALASTTGMTQAERQTMASWSFMGMGRSGDEVTGFDYDGNFSFTADAILQRSLTDADRFVKRVLGLFNPVRCPSYRGAVLLSPRAVQELLLGMMLYHAGGRQVMDGKSRWDKSVGSKVASSLFTLTDLPHDVRFSGATAFDSDGVPTRSQSIVERGVLTRHLHDCYSAKRCHASTTGTAGGPFALSLSAGDKALATILKEHDQLLVVDRFSGNSDPIKGDFSGVAKSSRLFQHGDDRGSVTETMIAGNFFAIADAVLAVSKEVEIVSGGFVSPYVLVDGVSVTGE, from the coding sequence ATGAGCGCTAAACATGAAGTCAATGATTTGGATTTGACCCAGGTAGCAAGCAGTTTAGAGCGGCTAGCTGAATTTGGCTTATCTACAGCCAAGAAGTTAGGCGCGGATGCTGCAAAGATTAGCACCGGCGCGTCATTTGAGAAGCGCCTGGTCGTAGATAACAAAGAGTTTACTCTGGCCAACAGTCTAGCCTCTCGCAGTATTGGCATCGTCGTCCACAAGGATCAAAAAAAGGGCTCAGCCTCAGTCAATATCACCAATGAGGAGAGCATTAAACACGCAGTAGAGAGTGCTCTGGCGCTGGCCAAGTATTCGGTTCCAGACCCAGATTTAGTGTTTGCCAGTAAGGCTGAGGCACCAAAGGCCAAGGCTCTTGACTTCCTGTTTGAGGACAAACTCGCTCATCTCGACCTCGCCGCGATGACGGCTGATATGCAGGAGACCCTAGGGCGTCTAGGCGCTGATCCGAGGCTGGCCTTAGAGCGCTACGAAATGGCCGTAAACGTTTCGTTTCATGCCCTCGCTAGCACCACGGGTATGACGCAGGCGGAGCGTCAAACGATGGCTAGTTGGTCATTTATGGGTATGGGGCGGTCGGGTGACGAAGTCACGGGCTTTGACTACGACGGGAATTTTTCCTTTACTGCTGATGCCATCTTGCAGCGCAGTCTCACCGATGCTGATCGCTTTGTAAAACGGGTCCTTGGACTCTTCAATCCAGTCAGGTGCCCAAGTTATCGTGGCGCGGTGCTGCTCAGTCCACGTGCAGTTCAAGAGCTCTTACTAGGTATGATGCTCTACCATGCTGGTGGTAGGCAGGTCATGGACGGCAAGAGTCGGTGGGATAAATCGGTCGGCAGCAAGGTGGCGTCGTCCCTATTCACACTGACGGATCTGCCTCATGACGTTCGGTTTTCCGGGGCGACTGCCTTTGATAGCGACGGGGTGCCCACCCGGAGTCAAAGTATTGTAGAGAGGGGTGTACTCACGCGGCACCTGCACGATTGTTATAGTGCAAAGCGCTGTCATGCGAGCACTACGGGGACGGCAGGTGGACCTTTTGCACTGTCTCTGAGCGCGGGTGACAAAGCTCTTGCCACTATCCTGAAGGAGCACGATCAACTTCTCGTGGTGGACCGGTTTTCCGGCAACTCGGATCCCATAAAAGGTGACTTCAGCGGTGTGGCAAAAAGTAGCCGCCTTTTCCAACATGGCGACGATCGCGGCAGTGTGACGGAAACTATGATTGCAGGTAACTTTTTTGCCATCGCTGATGCTGTCTTAGCCGTTAGTAAAGAAGTCGAAATCGTCAGCGGTGGATTTGTCAGTCCCTACGTGCTGGTTGACGGAGTCTCGGTAACTGGCGAGTAG